A single genomic interval of Anopheles marshallii chromosome 2, idAnoMarsDA_429_01, whole genome shotgun sequence harbors:
- the LOC128710067 gene encoding SCY1-like protein 2, producing MDAINKIYSSVSQTVSTLSAVFLGNPLTKDYDIAEHIGSAGTEFVWKIYTGCKRSTKETASIFVFDKKQLELFTKDEREEICENIRRGVVQLTKIRHPQVLTVQHAMEESRDTIAFATEPVVASLANLLGNTTNVSNTGLLSEYKLSEFDTKFGIYELIKGIQFLHDDAQLVHRHICTENIIVNKQGIWKLFGFGFCWNKRVPGTPVANHYFKSRLLGNPGSKWTAPELILENSCNDSTDIYSLGILIYTIYSRENIPSPDASSDLYGYKQSVTKLSNQGPPKLTAIPESLRSEVKKMLSVNPQARPTLQSLIQISYFCDNYVQCLDNLETLFPKDNLEKSEFYKRLAHIIGDFPHRVRLYRILPLLVKEFVNCSMIPFVLTNILTIMASCTRAEYMQHVSSHLRPVMLLDEPVQIMLIFFQNLDVLLKVCPSEEIRASVLPLVYKALESKSQQIQELCLSIIPAVVVHLDKSTVKSGLVPRIKTLCSGTNLVSVRVKCLLCLGQLAAKIDKWVMIDDIVSYLPSVNCREPAVIMAIVGVYKVSFTTDGLGIPKDVLACKVLPHLFPMTIVNGLSLQQFNAIIALIKEFTRKIEEEQGDKLGSSKASVSSSASSSSLQEKQSSSQQSDLQQSFGSLGFGGSDLYGDFMQSPLSTTNKAPQPVQQQTQQRALTSPTQPQIPQLKPLQPQTTLNWNVPPVATTAKENSIKYNLFTQQQNSSVMQLRNKDPPLALPPPAIAMPMPVAPMASNMWMNSNGSLATKKPELTSPTNSNPYGQLQPLIPTPSQKGQSSSKSSSSPMLSKEDIMEFLQK from the exons ATGGATGCCATAAACAAGATTTATTCATCCGTTTCGCAAACGGTCTCCACCCTCTCGGCAGTGTTTCTGGGAAATCCACTCACGAAAGATTATGATATCGCTGAACATATTGGTTCTGCGGGCACAG AATTCGTTTGGAAAATCTACACCGGTTGCAAACGTTCGACGAAGGAAACAGCCTCAATATTTGTGTTCGATAAGAAACAGCTAGAACTGTTCACCAAAGATGAGCGGGAAGAAATCTGTGAAAACATTCGCCGTGGTGTAGTGCAACTGACGAAAATACGTCACCCGCAAGTATTAACCGTGCAGCATGCAATGGAAGAAAGTCGCGATACGATCGCTTTCGCCACCGAACCCGTCGTGGCAAGCTTAGCTAACCTTCTCGGCAACACAACGAACGTGTCCAACACGGGCCTACTGTCGGAGTACAAGCTGTCGGAATTTGATACAAAATTTGGCATATATGAGCTTATCAAGGGGATTCAGTTTTTGCACGACGACGCACAGCTGGTACATCGCCACATCTGCACGGAAAATATCATCGTAAACAAGCAGGGCATATGGAAACTGTTcgggtttgggttttgttggaaCAAACGTGTTCCTGGGACACCGGTAGCTAATCACTATTTTAAAAGCCGTCTTTTGGGGAATCCGGGTTCTAAGTGGACTGCACCCGAATTGATACTGGAAAACAGCTGCAACGATTCAACCGATATTTATTCTTTAG GTATAttaatttatacaatttattcgcGAGAAAACATTCCATCTCCGGATGCATCGTCAGATCTGTACGGCTATAAACAATCGGTTACAAAGCTCAGTAACCAGGGTCCACCGAAGCTAACCGCAATCCCCGAATCGTTACGCTCggaggtgaagaaaatgcTAAGCGTTAATCCTCAAGCTCGACCGACACTACAGTCGTTAATTCAG ATTTCGTACTTTTGTGACAATTATGTGCAATGTTTAGACAATTTAGAAACGCTATTTCCTAAGGATAATTTAGAAAAGTCCGAGTTTTACAAACGACTAGCCCACATCATTGGGGATTTTCCGCACCGCGTAAGACTGTACCGCATTCTGCCCCTGCTGGTGAAAGAGTTTGTCAACTGTTCGATGATTCCGTTCGTGCTGACGAACATTCTAACCATCATGGCCAGTTGCACGCGGGCCGAATACATGCAGCACGTTAGCTCCCATCTACGGCCGGTGATGTTGCTCGACGAACCGGTTCAAATAATGCTTATATTCTTTCAAAATCTTGACGTACTGCTCAAAGTGTGTCCCTCGGAGGAGATACGGGCTAGCGTGTTGCCACTCGTCTACAAAGCGCTCGAATCAAAATCGCAACAGATCCAGGAGCTTTGTCTCTCGATTATTCCAGCGGTGGTTGTGCATTTGGATAAGAGCACGGTTAAAAGTGGACTAGTGCCCCGGATCAAAACGCTCTGCTCCGGAACGAATTTGGTTTCGgtacgagtaaaatgtttgctgTGTCTTGGACAGCTGGCGGCTAAGATTGATAAGTGGGTGATGATAGATGATATCGTGTCGTATCTTCCGTCCGTAAACTGTCGGGAACCGGCCGTCATTATGGCCATTGTTG GCGTCTACAAAGTATCATTCACAACCGATGGTCTTGGTATTCCTAAGGACGTGTTGGCCTGCAAAGTTCTACCACATCTGTTCCCTATGACCATCGTAAATGGTCTTTCGCTGCAGCAGTTTAACGCTATCATTGCTTTGATAAAAGAATTCACACGCAAAATTGAGGAAGAACAGGGCGATAAGTTGGGCAGCAGCAAAGCATCCGTTTCGTCCAGTGCCAGTAGTTCTAGCTTGCAGGAAAAACAATCGTCATCACAACAGTCCGATCTGCAGCAATCGTTTGGTAGCCTAGGGTTTGGAGGTTCCGATTTATACGGTGATTTTATGCAATCTCCATTATCGACTACGAACAAAGCACCACAACCTGtgcagcaacaaacacaacagaGGGCACTAACCTCACCTACGCAGCCTCAAATCCCACAACTGAAGCCGTTACAACCACAAAC CACTTTGAACTGGAACGTTCCACCAGTGGCAACGACCGCCAAGGAAAATAGCATCAAATACAACCTGTTCACCCAGCAGCAAAACAGCTCCGTGATGCAGCTTCGCAACAAAGACCCACCGTTAGCGCTTCCACCACCGGCCATTGCGATGCCAATGCCGGTCGCACCGATGGCTTCCAACATGTGGATGAACAGCAATGGATCGTTGGCTACGAAAAAGCCCGAACTAACTTCCCCAACCAATAGTAACCCGTACGGACAGCTGCAACCACTAATTCCCACCCCATCGCAAAAGGGACAATCATCCAGCAAGTCGAGCTCGAGTCCCATGCTGTCTAAGGAGGACATTATGGAATTTTTACAAAAGTAA
- the LOC128710069 gene encoding protein phosphatase PTC7 homolog: MRSWTTRWLSRALHQNWQAANATAENKPRTYSRFISVVSGFPKNLAQSKYKPGKMGDDAWFIANTKTADVLGVADGVGGWRSYGIDPGEFAMVLMRNCERLVKFSRFDPIKPVNLIASGFRELQDNRKCILGSSTACIVVFNREDSSIYTANIGDSGFIIVRKGEIVHRSEEQQHYFNTPFQLSLPPPGHTDVLSDRPESANTTTFPVCNGDVILVATDGVFDNVPIKLLVDTLQRVEGENDQVKLQMCANSIALMARSLSFDSKFLSPFSLNARRNNINAMGGKPDDITVVLATVAL; encoded by the exons ATGCGATCCTGGACGACACGATGGCTTTCACGGGCGCTGCACCAAAATTGGCAAGCTGCAAACGCAACTGCGGAAAACAAACCTCGTACCTACTCGCGCTTTATCTCCGTCGTCAGTGGCTTTCCAAAGAACCTTGCCCAGTCCAAGTACAAGCCTGGGAAGATGGGAGATGATGCGTGGTTTATCGCTAACACCAAAACAGCCGACGTCCTGG GTGTCGCTGATGGGGTCGGCGGATGGCGCAGTTATGGAATTGATCCGGGCGAGTTTGCGATGGTGCTAATGAGGAATTGTGAGCGACTGGTCAAGTTTTCCCGCTTCGATCCGATCAAACCAGTGAATCTGATTGCGTCCGGGTTTCGGGAACTGCAGGACAACCGAAAATGTATCCTAG GTAGCAGCACAGCCTGCATAGTGGTGTTTAACCGTGAAGACAGTAGCATTTACACGGCCAACATTGGCGACAGTGGCTTCATCATAGTACGGAAGGGTGAAATAGTGCATCGAAGCGAGGAGCAGCAGCATTACTTCAACACACCCTTCCAGCTCTCCTTACCCCCGCCCGGTCATACCGATGTGCTGAGTGATAGGCCCGAGTCGGCCAATACCACCACCTTTCCAGTGTGCAACGGGGACGTCATCCTCGTCGCGACGGACGGTGTGTTTGATAATGTACCGATCAAGCTGCTAGTCGACACTCTACAACGG GTGGAAGGTGAGAACGACCAAGTTAAGCTACAAATGTGTGCAAATTCGATCGCTCTTATGGCACGATCGTTATCCTTCGACAGCAAGTTTCTATCACCTTTTTCCCTAAACGCTAGGAGAAACAATATTAATGCAATGG GTGGAAAACCGGACGATATAACCGTAGTTTTAGCGACCGTGGCGCTGTAA
- the LOC128716803 gene encoding cytochrome P450 4C1-like yields MIVLVFIGVFAIVYYINFRRSRKRLYELAERIPGPFDYPLIGSILLTLGKDPLELVAHLMELMHHLPSPMRAWLGPYLLVVIDRPDMVQDILSSPDCVQKPFMYDFFRLSKGLFGAPADVWRKHRKLLNTSFSPAVLKSFMPTLNAKADRFSRDLSDKVSGESFDVHTLLARYTLITISSTSLGADLSVEKREVLEEYTSNAIQMFTASFERIYKAWLHPEFLFRMTSAFTEEQKRFKLFKQMSRKIINMRQAIASPSKTNDSQQDSDPEDKQKLPRAKVFIERLEEIARDPANNIDEDGFQQHIDTLMFGGNDTSAQALSNTLLTLGMYPDWQEKVYQEVMDVAPSGPISYEDLSKLTCMEMFLKETLRLLPITGLIARVPTKEVQAKHVTIPSGAIVLVPFLKIHRDKTIWGPDAEVFNPDNFLPERCAQRHPYAFIPFSQGPRNCIGMKYGWISMKILLCHVVRQYRIATDIKLRDIKLSLSLVMKLNTKHLIRLERRRADLIDVR; encoded by the exons ATGATAGTGCTTGTGTTTATCGGCGTGTTCGCCATTGTGTATTATATAAATTTTCGAAGATCCCGCAAACGATTGTACGAGCTTGCCGAACGAATACCGGGCCCGTTCGACTATCCGCTGATTGGCAGTATTCTGCTCACGCTCGGCAAAGATCCACTGGAGCTGGTCGCCCATCTGATGGAGCTGATGCATCATCTCCCTTCGCCGATGCGGGCATGGCTGGGACCGTACCTGCTGGTCGTTATCGACCGGCCGGACATGGTGCAGGACATTCTCAGCTCGCCCGACTGTGTCCAGAAACCGTTCATGTACGACTTCTTCCGCCTCAGCAAAGGTCTGTTCGGTGCACCGGCCGACGTATGGCGAAAGCATCGTAAGCTGCTCAACACGTCCTTTTCTCCGGCGGTGCTAAAAAGTTTCATGCCAACTCTGAATGCCAAAGCGGATCGGTTTAGCCGCGACCTGAGCGATAAAGTATCGGGCGAAAGTTTCGACGTGCATACACTGTTGGCTCGTTACACGTTGATTACCATCTCGTCGACGTCGCTGGGGGCGGACCTGAGCGTTGAGAAGCGGGAAGTGCTGGAAGAATACACCAGTAACGCTATACA AATGTTTACCGCCAGCTTCGAACGCATCTACAAAGCCTGGTTGCATCCAGAATTCCTGTTCCGAATGACTTCCGCCTTCACGGAAGAACAGAAACGATTTAAGCTTTTCAAACAGATGTCCCGAAAG ATCATAAACATGCGGCAGGCCATAGCATCGCCGAGCAAAACCAACGACAGCCAGCAAGACTCCGACCCGGAGGACAAACAGAAGCTCCCGAGGGCGAAAGTTTTCATCGAGCGGTTGGAGGAAATTGCACGCGATCCAGCCAACAACATCGACGAGGACGGTTTCCAGCAGCACATCGATACGCTGATGTTCGGTGGCAACGATACCTCCGCCCAGGCCCTCTCGAACACGCTGCTAACGCTCGGCATGTATCCCGACTGGCAGGAGAAAGTGTACCAGGAAGTTATGGACGTTGCACCGAGCGGACCGATTTCGTACGAGGATCTGTCCAAGCTCACCTGCATGGAGATGTTCCTGAAGGAAACGTTACGCCTGCTGCCCATTACGGGACTGATCGCACGCGTGCCCACGAAAGAGGTGCAAGCGAAGCACGTTACCATTCCGTCCGGTGCCATCGTTCTGGTGCCgtttttgaaaatccatcgcGATAAAACGATCTGGGGCCCGGATGCGGAGGTGTTCAATCCGGACAACTTTCTCCCGGAACGGTGCGCTCAGCGGCATCCATACGCGTTCATACCGTTCAGCCAGGGGCCGCGTAACTGCATCGGCATGAAGTATGGTTGGATCTCGATGAAGATTCTGCTGTGCCACGTGGTGCGTCAGTATCGCATCGCGACCGATATCAAGCTGAGAGACATTAAGCTTTCACTGTCGCTCGTAATGAAGTTGAATACGAAACATTTGATCCGATTGGAGCGCCGCCGTGCCGACCTCATCGATGTCCGATGA
- the LOC128710068 gene encoding dynein regulatory complex protein 9-like gives MCDLTMPNFHSTESSESEDVSDTTTRASTAESISQLGPKAMFNEMESGMINIIIEEATYKLIVINRDGDKTSAPIVRKPPMHVRFDPSYKNQLLSENMVVDLAMGKMILVKLQNDVSNLRKLLSDTHTEMAEFGTFETLQTFMDNDIQSEQEELILIRDSILNEKKLKILQTQLEGVNRECKNVLKQLDDEIFDLETKLKDARIENDIKTKLVQQWERTRHEQARIIIQGKENDLVQTSAQTKANIERELRLKSEIDVYINYCIDQISEKIAFWTDKYQREIKALDAQIAEHKDKIVNLKVQFEEMTILFKHREKDLKICAEFMKEREQQLALANKQMRSAIKIQSWWRGTMVRKGLGQFKRKKKQKPQKAPKKGKKGK, from the exons ATGTGTGACCTAACGATGCCTAATTTTCATTCGACCGAATCATCTGAAAGCGAAGATGTTAGTGATACTACAACAAGGG CCTCGACGGCCGAATCCATCAGTCAGCTAGGACCGAAAGCCATGTTCAATGAGATGGAAAGCGGTATGATAAACATAATTATTGAGGAAGCAACCTATAAGCTGATCGTCATCAATCGCGATGGTGACAAAACAAGCGCCCCGATCGTACGAAAGCCACCTATGCATGTACGTTTCGATCCGTCATATAAAAATCAGCTGCTGAGCGAAAATATGGTAGTCGATTTGGCGATGGGAAAAATGATTCTGGTAAAACTACAAAATGATGT TTCAAACTTACGCAAATTGCTTTCCGATACGCATACGGAGATGGCGGAGTTCGGTACGTTCGAGACGCTGCAAACATTTATGGATAACGACATTCAAAGCGAACAGGAAGAATTGATCCTCATCCGGGACAGTATCCTAAATGAGAAGAAgctaaaaattttacaaacgcAGCTCGAGGGTGTTAATCGGGAATGTAAGAACGTGCTGAAGCAACTGGACGATGAAATCTTCGATCTGGAAACGAAGCTGAAAGATGCACGCATTGAGAACGACATCAAGACGAAGCTAGTCCAGCAGTGGGAGCGTACCCGACACGAGCAGGCCCGCATTATCATTCAGGGTAAGGAGAACGATCTCGTGCAAACATCGGCCCAAACAAAGGCAAACATTGAGCGTGAGCTGCGACTGAAAAGTGAGATTGATG TTTACATCAACTACTGCATCGATCAGATTAGTGAAAAAATCGCCTTCTGGACCGATAAGTATCAGCGCGAAATAAAAGCGCTGGATGCACAGATTGCCGAACATAAGGATAAGATAGTGAACCTGAAGGTGCAGTTCGAGGAGATGACCATACTGTTCAAGCATCGGGagaaagatttaaaaatttgCGCCGAATTTATGAAGGAGCGCGAACAACAGTTGGCACTCGCCAACAAACAGATGCGCTCGGCGATCAAGATCCAGTCCTGGTGGAGAGGTACGATGGTACGCAAGGGTCTGGGGCAGTTCAagcgcaagaaaaaacaaaaaccccagaAGGCaccgaaaaaagggaaaaagggaaagtaa
- the LOC128707919 gene encoding uncharacterized protein LOC128707919 — protein sequence MESKETYIKTRLVTQVLNSHECFRGLEVVGCTLQTPKQFDGFMSTIHQLTLTLRHQANGKESTVPLLVKVMKGEELFRTQNLGHVLFPNEINIYANVLPYFDSFLAAAGTSLKATEWCPRAYLSTEGLFPEYSETFETFLVMENVAPKGFRTGPRLDLDEAHLTLMAEIIARYHACSYALRIQNPAAMDNLVQKIIPLNFIQDGKIFFESYDMVFRLAAERLFLYVDACPEELDSEQFKKHIHILRTKYGPNQSLLMQQLLARDPTYSVILHGDYNRNNVLFRYADETPVEILMIDFQENRYGSPALDLSFFMYMNMTPELRERFWEELLHRYHRQLMQTLCEVLRCPATDPRLEPYSEVNFLQHFSRFAMYGAMVALNFIPTMMSSEQECAEISGYFEQDIHSEGFRRCTLTIGGDVVNRRITAVMRHASKMGYMDVM from the exons ATGGAGTCGAAAGAGACCTACATTAAAACGCGTCTCGTTACGCAAGTGTTAAACAGCCATGAATGTTTCCGTGGGTTGGAAGTTGTTGGTTGTACACTGCAAACGCCCAAACAGTTCGATGGATTTATGTCGACCATCCACCAATTGACGCTGACTTTGCGCCACCAAGCGAATGG GAAAGAATCAACCGTACCGCTGCTGGTGAAGGTGATGAAGGGAGAGGAACTATTCCGCACGCAAAACCTCGGACATGTGTTGTTCCCGAACGAGATCAACATCTACGCGAATGTGCTGCCGTACTTCGATTCGTTCCTCGCCGCAGCGGGAACATCCCTCAAGGCAACCGAATGGTGTCCCCGAGCCTACCTCAGCACGGAGGGACTGTTTCCCGAGTACAGTGAAACATTCGAAACGTTCCTTGTGATGGAAAATGTCGCACCGAAGGGCTTCCGAACCGGACCGCGGCTGGACCTGGACGAGGCACATCTTACCTTGATGGCGGAGATCATTGCCCGGTATCATGCGTGCTCGTACGCGTTGCGCATACAAAATCCAGCCGCAATGGACAATCTCGTCCAGAAGATCATTCCACTGAACTTCATACAGGATGGTAAAATCTTTTTCGAAAGCTACGACATGGTCTTCCGCCTTGCGGCAGAGCGTTTGTTTCTGTACGTCGATGCGTGCCCAGAGGAACTGGACAGCGAACAGTTCAAGAAGCACATCCACATCTTGCGCACCAAGTACGGACCAAATCAGTCGCTGCTTATGCAACAGCTGCTCGCGCGTGATCCGACCTATTCGGTTATTCTGCACGGTGACTACAATCGTAACAATGTGCTGTTCCGTTACGCGGATGAAACTCCCGTCGAGATACTGATGATCGATTTCCAGGAGAACCGGTACGGATCACCAGCACTGGATTTGTCGTTCTTCATGTACATGAACATGACGCCCGAGCTGAGGGAACGGTTTTGGGAGGAGCTGTTGCACCGCTATCACCGGCAGCTCATGCAAACGCTGTGCGAAGTATTGCGCTGTCCCGCGACAGATCCACGCCTCGAACCGTACAGTGAGGTGAATTTTCTCCAGCACTTTTCTCGCTTTGCAATGTACGGTGCAATGGTAGCGCTGAACTTTATTCCCACTATGATGAGCAGCGAGcaggaatgtgctgaaattagTGGCTACTTTGAGCAGGATATTCATAGCGAAGGATTTCGTCGATGCACCTTAACGATTGGCGGGGATGTGGTTAATCGGCGAATAACGGCAGTGATGCGACACGCAAGCAAAATGGGATACATGGATGTAATGTAA